One window from the genome of Luteithermobacter gelatinilyticus encodes:
- a CDS encoding acyl-CoA dehydrogenase C-terminal domain-containing protein, whose translation MPSYNAPLKDMKFLLHDFLNLQQYNNLPTFQEASPDMVDAILDEAAKLTENVFQPLNQSGDEEGCHWENGVVTTPKGFKDAYRQYVEGGWQGLTGDPEYGGQGLPQTLGLAISEMMIAANWGLAMYPGLTKGATETIHAWGTEEQKALYLPKLYSGEWSATMNLTEPHCGTDLGLLRTKAEPQPDGTYKITGTKIFISAGEHDLTENIVHLVLARITGAPEGTKGISLFIVPKFRVNEDGSLGERNGVSCGSIEKKMGIHSNATCVLNYDGATGYLIGEENKGMRAMFTMMNEARLGVGLQGLAIAEVAQQNAAAYARDRLQGRALTGPKNPDSKADPIIVHPDVRRMLMTNRAFIEGARALALWTGVQIDLSHHHPDEKVRERADDLVALLTPVIKSYLTDQGVESASRALQCFGGHGYIREWGMEQFLRDSRIAPIYEGTNGVQAMDLIGRKLPAKGGEPVKAYFAMIQKLIEENKGNAELKSYMESLEKALGRLQAATMWLMQNGMSNPDNAGAAAHYYLNLMALVTLGYFWADMARKAKEMISKGEGDETFLKNKLITADFYFTNILPETAALRVKVEAGADPVMALDAEAF comes from the coding sequence ATGCCCAGCTATAATGCCCCTCTTAAGGATATGAAATTCCTGCTGCATGATTTTCTTAACCTGCAGCAATACAATAATCTGCCGACCTTTCAGGAAGCCAGTCCGGATATGGTCGACGCCATTCTGGACGAGGCGGCCAAACTGACGGAAAATGTCTTCCAGCCGCTGAACCAGTCCGGCGACGAAGAAGGCTGCCATTGGGAAAATGGCGTGGTAACCACCCCCAAGGGATTCAAGGACGCCTACCGGCAATATGTGGAGGGCGGCTGGCAGGGACTGACCGGCGATCCAGAATATGGTGGCCAGGGCCTGCCGCAGACCCTGGGCCTGGCCATAAGTGAAATGATGATTGCCGCCAACTGGGGACTGGCCATGTATCCGGGCCTGACCAAAGGCGCCACCGAAACCATTCATGCCTGGGGCACAGAGGAACAAAAGGCGCTGTATCTGCCGAAACTCTATAGCGGGGAATGGTCCGCCACCATGAATCTGACCGAACCCCATTGCGGCACCGATCTGGGGCTGTTGCGTACCAAGGCCGAGCCTCAGCCCGACGGCACGTACAAGATCACCGGCACCAAAATTTTTATTTCTGCCGGCGAACATGATCTGACGGAAAACATTGTCCATCTGGTCCTGGCCCGGATTACCGGGGCACCGGAAGGCACCAAGGGTATCAGCCTGTTTATCGTGCCGAAATTCCGGGTCAATGAAGATGGCTCCTTGGGCGAACGCAACGGCGTGTCCTGTGGCTCCATCGAGAAAAAAATGGGCATTCATTCCAACGCCACCTGCGTGCTGAACTATGACGGCGCCACCGGTTATCTGATCGGTGAAGAAAACAAGGGCATGCGCGCCATGTTCACGATGATGAACGAAGCCCGTCTCGGCGTGGGGCTGCAGGGACTTGCCATCGCCGAGGTGGCCCAGCAGAACGCCGCCGCCTATGCCCGCGACCGCCTTCAGGGCCGCGCGCTCACCGGCCCCAAGAACCCGGATTCCAAAGCCGATCCTATCATTGTGCATCCGGACGTGCGGCGCATGTTGATGACCAACCGCGCCTTCATTGAAGGGGCCCGGGCGCTGGCGTTGTGGACCGGGGTGCAGATCGACCTGTCCCATCATCATCCCGACGAAAAGGTTCGCGAACGGGCCGACGACCTGGTGGCCCTGCTCACCCCGGTGATCAAATCCTATCTGACCGATCAGGGCGTGGAGTCCGCCAGCCGGGCATTACAGTGTTTCGGCGGCCACGGCTATATCCGGGAATGGGGCATGGAACAGTTCCTGCGCGACAGCCGCATCGCCCCCATCTATGAAGGCACCAACGGGGTACAGGCCATGGACCTGATCGGCCGCAAGCTGCCGGCCAAGGGAGGGGAGCCGGTAAAAGCCTATTTCGCCATGATCCAGAAACTGATCGAGGAAAACAAGGGCAATGCCGAACTGAAATCTTATATGGAGTCACTGGAAAAAGCTTTGGGACGGCTTCAGGCCGCCACCATGTGGCTGATGCAGAACGGTATGAGCAACCCTGACAATGCCGGTGCCGCAGCGCATTATTACCTCAATCTGATGGCGCTGGTGACCCTTGGCTATTTCTGGGCCGATATGGCCAGAAAAGCCAAGGAAATGATCAGCAAAGGGGAAGGGGACGAAACCTTCCTGAAAAACAAGCTGATCACAGCCGACTTCTATTTCACCAACATCCTGCCGGAGACCGCCGCCCTCAGAGTGAAGGTGGAAGCGGGCGCCGACCCGGTCATGGCTCTTGACGCAGAGGCCTTTTAA
- a CDS encoding MerR family transcriptional regulator has protein sequence MSEKKTYSISELSEEFGITPRTLRFYEDHKLLFPKRDGQTRIYSNADRARLVWILRGKRVGFSLAEIREVLDLYYQEGGKFKQSQITLEACRKKIATLEQQKKDIDDTLHQLNEIVQMIEAWMEEQNVKPIGDKHHAQL, from the coding sequence ATGAGCGAAAAAAAAACCTACAGCATTTCGGAATTATCAGAAGAGTTCGGCATCACGCCGCGCACCCTGAGATTTTATGAGGACCACAAGCTGCTTTTTCCGAAACGCGACGGACAGACCCGGATCTATTCCAATGCCGACCGGGCCCGCCTGGTGTGGATCCTGCGCGGCAAGCGGGTCGGGTTTTCCCTGGCGGAAATTCGCGAGGTTCTGGACCTGTATTACCAGGAGGGCGGCAAGTTCAAACAAAGTCAGATCACGCTGGAAGCCTGCCGCAAGAAAATCGCCACTTTGGAACAGCAGAAAAAAGACATTGATGACACGCTGCACCAACTGAATGAGATTGTCCAGATGATCGAAGCCTGGATGGAAGAACAGAATGTGAAGCCTATAGGAGACAAACACCATGCCCAGCTATAA
- a CDS encoding sulfite exporter TauE/SafE family protein, with the protein MQIYLPIAELSINIFVLLAMGGGVGFLSGLFGVGGGFLMTPLLIFAGVPPAVAVASEANQITAASVSGALAHARRGGVDYKMGLVLIIGGAIGSFIGAWIFTLLKSLGQVDLMISIAYVIFLGGIGGLMFVESISAMIRKRNGATVKPGRRPRTWVDALPFKMRFRKSRMYVSVLLPLAIGALVGVLAAIMGVGGGFIMVPAMIYLLNMPVGVVIGTSLFQITFVTASVTFLHAVNTQTVDAILALILLTGAVIGAPLGVRVGAKLGGEQLRILLAVLVLVVGAKMGVDLVVEPDEVYTVFPANPAYETGEAH; encoded by the coding sequence ATGCAGATCTACCTGCCCATTGCCGAATTATCCATTAATATCTTTGTGTTGCTGGCTATGGGGGGAGGTGTCGGTTTTCTCTCCGGCCTGTTTGGCGTCGGCGGCGGCTTTCTGATGACGCCGCTGCTGATTTTTGCCGGGGTGCCGCCGGCGGTGGCGGTGGCGTCGGAAGCCAATCAGATCACGGCCGCGTCTGTGTCCGGGGCGCTGGCGCATGCCCGGCGCGGCGGGGTGGACTATAAAATGGGCCTGGTGCTGATTATTGGCGGGGCCATTGGCTCCTTTATCGGGGCCTGGATCTTTACCTTGCTGAAATCGCTGGGACAGGTGGACCTGATGATTTCCATCGCCTATGTGATCTTTCTGGGCGGCATTGGCGGGCTGATGTTTGTGGAAAGCATTTCGGCGATGATCCGCAAGCGCAACGGGGCGACGGTGAAACCGGGGCGGCGGCCGCGGACCTGGGTCGATGCCCTGCCGTTCAAGATGCGGTTTCGCAAATCCAGAATGTATGTCAGTGTGCTGCTGCCGCTGGCTATTGGGGCGCTGGTGGGTGTTCTGGCGGCCATTATGGGGGTTGGTGGGGGGTTTATCATGGTCCCGGCCATGATTTATCTACTCAATATGCCGGTGGGCGTGGTGATTGGGACGTCGTTGTTTCAGATTACCTTTGTGACTGCCAGCGTGACGTTTCTGCATGCCGTCAATACCCAGACCGTGGATGCCATACTGGCGCTTATCCTGTTGACCGGAGCGGTGATCGGCGCGCCGCTTGGGGTGCGGGTTGGCGCCAAACTGGGTGGGGAGCAGCTGCGTATCCTGCTGGCGGTGCTGGTGCTGGTGGTGGGGGCCAAGATGGGCGTGGATCTGGTGGTAGAACCTGATGAGGTTTATACGGTGTTTCCTGCCAATCCGGCGTATGAGACGGGAGAGGCGCATTGA
- a CDS encoding TIGR02186 family protein, whose amino-acid sequence MRRFERNQSGIMSGIWALGLVLGLVLGLFLGNGTARAERLVTDLSEHVIEITSRFAGADLLIFGAIDPQIPQEDGGHGVVMAGMDYDVIISVSSATSDMTIRRKERISGIWVNKGRELLRGVPGYYSLGSTRPLEEILPEHVLEREQIGIERLPIRFASGLSGAEARAYREGFFRNMMQRGLYMQESGNVRLQEGILFRAEMHFPANMPVGEYLTRVYLVRDGEILLREDTTLQVDKVGLERAIYNFAHENPAAYGLAAVMMALFAGWLGGFLSQKVS is encoded by the coding sequence TTGAGACGGTTTGAACGGAATCAGTCCGGCATAATGTCGGGGATTTGGGCGCTGGGCCTGGTGTTGGGTCTTGTGCTGGGCCTGTTTCTCGGAAATGGGACGGCGCGGGCCGAGCGCCTGGTCACGGACCTGTCGGAACATGTCATTGAGATCACGTCCCGGTTTGCCGGTGCCGATCTGCTGATCTTTGGCGCCATCGATCCCCAGATTCCCCAGGAGGACGGCGGCCACGGCGTGGTCATGGCCGGCATGGATTATGACGTGATTATCAGTGTGAGCAGCGCCACAAGCGATATGACGATCCGCCGCAAGGAACGAATCAGCGGTATCTGGGTCAATAAAGGCCGGGAACTGCTGAGAGGGGTGCCGGGATATTATTCTCTGGGATCAACCCGGCCGTTGGAGGAAATTCTGCCGGAACATGTTCTGGAGCGGGAACAAATCGGCATAGAACGGTTGCCGATAAGATTTGCCTCCGGCCTTTCCGGTGCTGAGGCCCGCGCCTATCGCGAAGGATTTTTCCGCAACATGATGCAGCGCGGCCTGTATATGCAGGAAAGCGGTAATGTGCGTCTCCAGGAAGGTATTCTGTTCCGGGCGGAAATGCATTTTCCGGCCAATATGCCGGTGGGGGAGTATCTGACCCGGGTTTATCTGGTGCGCGACGGGGAAATCCTGTTGCGGGAGGACACCACCCTGCAGGTGGACAAGGTGGGCCTGGAGCGGGCGATTTACAATTTCGCCCATGAAAATCCGGCGGCCTATGGGTTGGCGGCGGTGATGATGGCGCTTTTTGCCGGCTGGCTGGGGGGCTTTCTGTCCCAGAAAGTGTCCTGA
- a CDS encoding cytochrome c biogenesis CcdA family protein encodes METTDISYFAALLGGIFSFLSPCVLPLVPAYVCFVTGNSLNDLREGDKVPLLSVFWGALAFVLGFSTVFVALGAGASSLQPLLLNYMPVFSKVAGALIMILGIHFTGLVRIPLLYREARFQTRDNPAGILGAYVVGLAFAFGWTPCIGPILGTILTLAASQQTFGAGVSLLGVYSLGLGVPFVVAALSINRFLSFSGRFRRHLRTVEILIGLLLIMTGLAIFTGLLQTFGNVLLDWFPGLAKIG; translated from the coding sequence ATGGAAACCACGGATATCTCATATTTTGCTGCGCTTCTGGGTGGTATTTTCAGTTTTTTGTCGCCCTGTGTGTTGCCGCTGGTGCCGGCCTATGTCTGTTTTGTCACGGGAAATTCGCTGAATGACCTTCGCGAAGGGGACAAAGTGCCGCTGCTCAGTGTGTTCTGGGGGGCGTTGGCGTTTGTTTTGGGATTTTCCACGGTTTTTGTGGCACTGGGCGCCGGCGCATCGAGCCTGCAACCCCTGCTGCTGAACTATATGCCAGTCTTTTCCAAAGTGGCGGGGGCGCTGATCATGATCCTAGGGATACATTTCACAGGATTGGTGCGGATTCCCCTTCTTTATCGGGAAGCCCGGTTTCAGACCCGTGACAATCCCGCCGGCATCCTTGGCGCCTATGTGGTGGGGCTCGCCTTTGCGTTTGGCTGGACGCCCTGTATCGGGCCCATTCTAGGCACCATTCTGACCCTGGCGGCTAGCCAGCAGACTTTTGGCGCCGGGGTCAGTCTGCTGGGCGTCTATTCGCTGGGGCTGGGCGTGCCGTTTGTTGTGGCGGCGTTGTCCATCAACCGCTTCCTGAGTTTTTCCGGCCGTTTCCGCCGGCATCTGAGGACCGTGGAAATTTTGATTGGCTTACTGTTGATCATGACCGGCCTGGCCATTTTTACCGGCCTGTTGCAGACCTTCGGCAATGTGCTTCTGGACTGGTTCCCGGGGCTGGCCAAAATCGGCTGA
- the bioD gene encoding dethiobiotin synthase gives MTPAPAKKTLFVTATGTELGKTYVTCGLIRAFRELGRDVQALKPVISGFSPEQPDNSDTGQILRALEQPLTPDTIDAISPWRFAAPLSPDMAAEEESRRIDFDTLVDFCRARQQQAEDILIIEGVGGLMVPLDDRHTVLDWILALDAEILLVAGTYLGSLSHILTALSVLNHHQRPVGRLILSESAENSVGLARTAATVTKISQLKSIVSLERFSTPDCFSGLARSLIHPA, from the coding sequence ATGACGCCGGCACCGGCAAAAAAAACCCTTTTCGTTACCGCCACCGGTACGGAGCTGGGCAAGACCTATGTAACCTGCGGGCTGATCCGGGCGTTCCGGGAACTGGGCCGGGACGTGCAGGCCCTCAAACCGGTCATCAGCGGTTTTTCGCCGGAACAGCCTGACAACAGCGACACCGGACAGATCCTCCGGGCGCTGGAACAGCCGCTAACACCGGACACCATCGACGCCATCTCCCCCTGGCGCTTTGCGGCCCCGCTGTCGCCCGATATGGCGGCCGAGGAAGAAAGCCGCCGCATTGACTTCGACACACTTGTGGACTTTTGCCGCGCCCGGCAACAACAGGCCGAAGATATCCTGATCATTGAAGGCGTGGGTGGCCTGATGGTGCCCCTGGATGACCGCCATACCGTGCTGGACTGGATCCTGGCACTGGACGCGGAAATCCTTCTGGTGGCCGGAACCTATCTCGGCAGCCTCAGTCACATTCTGACGGCACTCAGTGTTCTGAACCATCACCAGCGCCCTGTGGGGCGGTTGATTCTGTCCGAGTCGGCGGAAAATTCCGTGGGACTGGCACGCACAGCCGCGACTGTCACAAAAATTTCACAACTGAAATCAATTGTTTCCCTCGAAAGATTCTCAACCCCTGACTGCTTTTCTGGCCTGGCCCGAAGCCTGATTCACCCGGCATAA
- the bioF gene encoding 8-amino-7-oxononanoate synthase yields the protein MDSLDKFAAEKLKKLEARGLRRRLKTTHRSSRGLAQRNGRELISFCCNDYLNFTQHPAIRQAAKDAIDGYGAGSGASRLITGNHPLIEELETCLARFKGTEAACVFSSGYMANIGIIPCLVGEGDVIFADALIHNSLLAGSRLSRAELILFRHNDLDHLEELLHSLRGAYPRAMILTDGVFSMDGDLAPLPGLAALARDHDCWLMTDDAHGIGVVGPDEDGIRRGSATCFSPRPHIPLQMGTLSKAIGSFGGYLCASRTVIDFIKTRARSLIYTTASPPASIAAALKALEIIETDPDYCARPMQKARLFTAALGLPAPQSPIVPLIVGDTEKTMNYAARLEDQGFLVTGIRPPTVPDGTARLRLTFSAAHRDEDVLRLAEAIRGLGLDLETRA from the coding sequence ATGGATTCCCTTGATAAATTTGCGGCCGAAAAACTGAAAAAACTGGAGGCCCGCGGCCTGCGCCGGCGCCTCAAAACCACGCACCGGTCCAGCCGGGGTCTGGCACAACGCAATGGGCGCGAGCTGATTTCCTTCTGCTGCAACGATTATCTCAACTTCACCCAGCATCCAGCCATCCGCCAAGCCGCCAAGGACGCCATCGACGGCTATGGCGCCGGGTCCGGCGCCTCCCGCCTGATCACCGGCAATCATCCGCTGATCGAAGAACTGGAAACCTGCCTCGCCCGTTTCAAGGGGACAGAGGCCGCCTGTGTGTTCAGTTCCGGATATATGGCCAATATCGGCATTATTCCCTGTCTGGTCGGCGAAGGCGACGTGATTTTCGCCGATGCACTCATCCATAACTCCCTTCTGGCCGGCAGCCGCCTGAGCCGGGCCGAACTGATCCTGTTTCGCCATAATGATCTCGACCATCTGGAGGAACTGCTGCACAGTTTGCGCGGGGCCTATCCTCGGGCCATGATTCTAACCGACGGGGTGTTCAGCATGGATGGCGATCTTGCCCCACTGCCGGGTCTTGCCGCCCTGGCCCGTGATCATGACTGCTGGCTGATGACCGATGATGCCCACGGCATTGGCGTGGTCGGCCCCGATGAAGACGGCATCCGACGCGGCAGCGCCACCTGTTTCAGTCCGCGCCCACACATCCCGTTGCAGATGGGCACATTGTCCAAGGCGATCGGCAGCTTCGGCGGCTATCTGTGCGCCAGCCGCACGGTTATTGATTTCATCAAAACCCGGGCCCGCAGTCTGATCTACACCACCGCCTCCCCACCGGCCAGCATCGCCGCCGCGCTCAAGGCGCTGGAGATTATTGAAACGGATCCCGATTATTGCGCCCGGCCAATGCAAAAAGCCCGGCTGTTTACCGCCGCGCTCGGGCTTCCCGCGCCGCAAAGCCCCATTGTGCCGCTGATTGTGGGAGACACGGAAAAAACCATGAATTATGCCGCCCGGCTGGAAGACCAGGGATTTCTGGTGACCGGCATTCGTCCGCCCACCGTACCGGACGGGACGGCGCGCCTCAGGCTCACCTTCAGCGCTGCGCACCGGGACGAGGATGTGCTGCGGCTGGCCGAAGCCATCCGCGGCCTGGGCCTGGATCTGGAGACACGGGCATGA
- the bioB gene encoding biotin synthase BioB, which yields MSVSGVQEIGDQTVSLEDAYADGFRHNWTRREILELFNMPLMDLLYQAQTVHREHFDPNRVQLSQLCSIKTGGCPEDCKYCPQSARYQTEVDASKLMAVEDVIAQARKAKEAGATRYCMGAAWRSPKGRDMDTVCAMIQGVKDLGMETCVTLGMLDQEQVQKLKQAGLDYYNHNVDSSPEYYKEIITTRSYEDRLETLARVREAGINVCSGGIVGMGESLEDRAGMLQTLANLPEHPGSVPINMLVQVEGTPMFGKDALDPFDFIRTIAVARILMPASYVRLSAGRENMSDEMQALCFFAGANSIFYGEKLLTTPNPVQNEDMALFKRLGLAPEGNNAQKQDS from the coding sequence ATGTCAGTATCAGGTGTGCAGGAAATCGGGGATCAGACCGTCTCTCTGGAGGACGCTTATGCGGACGGGTTTCGTCACAACTGGACCCGGCGGGAAATTCTGGAACTTTTCAATATGCCGCTGATGGATCTTTTGTATCAGGCGCAGACGGTGCACCGGGAACATTTTGATCCCAATCGGGTGCAACTCAGCCAGTTGTGCAGCATCAAGACCGGCGGCTGTCCGGAAGACTGCAAATACTGCCCGCAATCGGCGCGCTATCAGACGGAAGTGGATGCCAGCAAGCTTATGGCCGTAGAGGATGTGATTGCGCAGGCCAGAAAAGCGAAAGAGGCCGGCGCCACCCGCTATTGCATGGGCGCGGCCTGGCGCAGCCCCAAGGGGCGGGATATGGATACGGTCTGTGCGATGATCCAGGGGGTCAAGGATCTGGGCATGGAAACCTGTGTGACGCTCGGCATGCTGGATCAGGAGCAGGTGCAAAAACTCAAACAGGCGGGGCTGGATTATTACAACCACAATGTGGACAGTTCACCGGAATATTACAAGGAAATCATCACCACCCGCAGCTATGAAGACCGGCTGGAAACCCTGGCCCGGGTGCGTGAGGCTGGCATTAATGTATGCAGCGGCGGCATCGTCGGCATGGGCGAAAGCCTGGAAGACCGGGCGGGCATGTTGCAGACTCTCGCCAATCTGCCGGAACATCCGGGCAGCGTGCCCATTAACATGCTGGTGCAGGTGGAAGGCACGCCGATGTTTGGCAAGGACGCGCTGGACCCGTTTGATTTTATCCGCACCATTGCGGTGGCGCGGATTCTGATGCCGGCGTCTTATGTACGTCTCAGCGCCGGTCGGGAAAACATGAGTGACGAAATGCAGGCCCTGTGTTTCTTTGCCGGCGCCAACAGCATCTTCTATGGGGAAAAGCTGCTGACCACCCCCAATCCGGTCCAGAACGAGGATATGGCGCTGTTTAAACGGCTGGGGCTGGCCCCGGAAGGAAATAATGCACAAAAACAGGACTCCTGA
- a CDS encoding adenosylmethionine--8-amino-7-oxononanoate transaminase: MHKNRTPELHSGGPERLSGGEIPDWYSEGVPHVWLPYTQMQTTPDPLPVVGADGVRLELADGRRLIDGIASWWTACHGYNHPRLKEKMKAQIDRLSHVMLGGLVHEEAARLAKRLADLLPGDLNHVFFSESGSVSVEIALKMAVQFWLNQGVTGRTRFVGFKAGYHGDTSATMAVGDSDGGMHKAFGDYLQQQHIVKLPENPTELEAFSVFLKDHRDGIAGVIMEPLIQGAGGMKFHGPEILRGIHEACREADVLLILDEIFTGFGRTGTMFACEQAGVVPDIICLGKALTAGMVAMAATVAGERVYGAFLSEEADKAFMHGPTYMANPLACAAANASLDIFEEEDVLGQVKKIEGHLTQSLAQFLDRPDVVDVRVKGAVGVIQMKKITDPVAMRQEFVKEGVWIRPLGDVIYLTPAFTMQPRDIASLTEAIDTVLQRMQG, from the coding sequence ATGCACAAAAACAGGACTCCTGAACTACATTCGGGCGGACCCGAACGGCTGTCCGGCGGGGAGATCCCGGACTGGTACAGTGAAGGCGTACCGCATGTCTGGCTGCCCTATACCCAGATGCAGACAACCCCCGATCCGTTGCCGGTGGTGGGCGCTGACGGGGTGAGACTGGAACTTGCCGATGGGCGGCGGCTGATTGACGGCATTGCCAGCTGGTGGACCGCCTGCCATGGTTACAACCACCCGCGACTGAAGGAAAAAATGAAAGCCCAGATTGACCGGTTGAGCCATGTGATGCTGGGCGGTCTGGTGCATGAGGAAGCCGCCCGGCTCGCCAAACGGCTGGCGGATCTGTTGCCCGGCGATCTGAACCATGTGTTTTTTTCCGAATCCGGTTCCGTCTCTGTGGAAATTGCGCTGAAAATGGCGGTGCAATTCTGGCTCAATCAGGGGGTGACGGGGCGCACCCGTTTTGTGGGATTCAAGGCGGGTTATCACGGCGATACCTCGGCCACCATGGCGGTGGGCGACAGCGACGGCGGCATGCATAAGGCTTTTGGGGATTATCTGCAACAACAGCATATCGTCAAGCTCCCCGAAAACCCGACCGAACTTGAGGCGTTTTCGGTCTTTCTGAAAGACCATCGAGACGGTATCGCCGGGGTGATCATGGAACCCCTGATTCAGGGGGCGGGCGGGATGAAATTTCACGGCCCGGAAATCCTCAGGGGCATTCATGAGGCCTGCCGGGAGGCCGATGTGCTGCTGATCCTGGATGAAATTTTTACCGGATTCGGGCGCACGGGTACCATGTTTGCCTGCGAACAGGCGGGGGTGGTCCCGGATATCATCTGTCTCGGCAAGGCCCTCACCGCCGGGATGGTGGCGATGGCGGCCACTGTAGCGGGCGAGCGGGTATATGGGGCGTTCCTGTCGGAGGAGGCGGACAAGGCGTTTATGCACGGCCCCACCTATATGGCCAATCCACTGGCCTGTGCGGCGGCCAATGCCTCGCTGGATATTTTCGAGGAAGAGGATGTGTTGGGCCAGGTGAAAAAAATCGAAGGCCATCTGACCCAGAGTCTTGCCCAGTTTCTCGACCGGCCTGATGTGGTGGATGTGCGGGTCAAGGGCGCGGTCGGCGTGATTCAGATGAAAAAAATCACCGATCCCGTGGCGATGCGTCAGGAATTTGTCAAGGAAGGGGTCTGGATCCGGCCGCTGGGCGATGTGATCTATCTTACCCCTGCCTTTACCATGCAGCCCCGCGACATTGCCAGCCTGACCGAAGCGATAGACACCGTACTGCAGAGAATGCAGGGGTAG